The Kogia breviceps isolate mKogBre1 chromosome 19, mKogBre1 haplotype 1, whole genome shotgun sequence genome contains the following window.
AGGGGTGGGACCTGGTGAAACTGCCCCGGGCCCCTCCCGCTCTCCGCGGCTCCCCTCCCCGACGCGCCTCCGCAGCCTCCTCTCGCCTCCAAGGTCTTCCCTTCAACGCCGTTTACTGCGCCAGCAAGTTTGCAATCGAGGGTTTGTGCGAGAGTCTGGCGATTCCGCTGCAGCCCTTCGGGGTCCAGTGAGTCACCGCCCCGCCCCCGGGACCCTCTGAACCCTGACTGTGGGAACCGCAGCACCTTGTTTTGTTGGAACCGCTCTCAGGCGTTCTCCCCGGCCCCTCCTTAGTGCGGCTCCCGTttgttgtgtgccaggcacagtactGGGCGTTTGGCACCCGCCCTCTCACTCCACCTGCCGACCTGGCTGGTGAGGCGTCGGTATTGTTAGTGGGAAgctcaggcccagagaggttctgtgactggctcaaggtcacacagctgtaagTGACCCAGCCAGGGTGGCATAATGACGCCAGAGCCTCTCTCACACCCTCCAAGGGACGTGGGGGCGCCTTTCCGGCAGTAAACCGCTTTCAAACGCTCGGGTTACCCTTAACTGCCCGCCAGCCGGGCGCAGCCCCGCTCCGGCCCTCCCTCCCGGACTCGCATTCGCCCCCGCCCACTCGCCGCTCTCCCGCCGGCAGCTTGAGCCTCATCGAGTGCGGCCCGGTGCACACCGCCTTCCCCGAGAAGCTGGAGGGCGGCCTGGGCGGGGCGCTGGACCGCGCGGACGCCGAGACCCGCGACCTCTTCTCCCGCTACCTGAGCCACTCCCAGCAGATCTTTCTTGAGGAGGGGCAGGACCCGGAGGACGTGACCAAGGTGAGCCCCGGGCCGCACTGCGGGAGCGGGGGCAGCGCTCCggttccccagcccagccccggccAGCGCGCCTCCTCCCGCCGCTGCAGGTCTTCCTCCAGGCGCTGCGCGCCCCGCGCCCGGCCCTGCGCTACTTCACCACCGAGCGCTTCCTGCCCCTGATACAGCTGCGCTTCTCCGACCTCAGCGGCTGCAGTTACGTCGCTGCCGCGCACCGAGAAGTGTTCGGCGACCAGGCCGCCGAGGGCTCAGACGGCGCCGGGGCGGAGGCCGGAGCCGGAGAACTGGGGGCACCTGAGCTCGGAGCTCCTCTTGCCGCCCCGAAATAAAGGCCCGGTTCGCCGCTGCCTCCCGCGCTCTCCTTTGCGGCCCCGGGGTGTGCGGTTTGGGGATGAAAAGGGGCTTTTCACTGCACCGCACCTGTGTGATCACTGGCGCGCGCGCGGCGGGTGGATGATCAGGAAAGAAGGTGTTAGCCCAGCTTATACCTACGGAAACCGAGGTCCAGAAAGGAAAGGAGCTAGCCCAGGGTCACGCCTCACGTGCGCCTCAGGGCAGGGAGAGTGGTCCCCGGATTCCCGAGGGGCATCAGCAGCACTAGGAGTTAGGTGGACTTGGGTGCGGGGACAGTTGGCTTGTGACTTGGCTCCCACGAGTCCTGGGACCTTAGGCAACGTCCTACCCTCTCCGAGTCCGTTCTCTTACCCGCAAAACGGGTATAATACCTATGTCATGGCTTGTGATAAGAATTAATTGAGATAATGCCCCAAAGTGCTGGTATAGAAGTCTTAATAGCAGgccctattattattactactagtggtattactattgtaattgtgtTCCCAAGTGGAAGCCAGATGTGTAAGGAACAAGGCTAAATGAGCCCAAAGGAGACAGCCCCACTCACCCCTCTCCTTGCCCCCTGCCCTAAGACAACACTCAGCAGGAGAGATTCCCCCCTCGCCCAGAAGCTGCCTCTCACCAGGGGGTCAAGCTGAGGCTCCAGATCTGCACTGTGGTCCACGTCCTCCTTCCGGAAGCCAGCAAAAGGACCTGGAGTGGCAGCAGCCACTTAAAGGGCCTGCAGGGTTGCAGAGCCAATCTCCCTCTAACTTCTTCTGAGGTTGGGTGCCGGAGGAGGGGTGGAGATAGAGACTAGGTGAGGAGGTCGCAGGCAGAGGAAAGCAGTAGGGGTGCCACAGGAGGGGCTTAGTAAATAACATACATTAGAAGACTCATCAGGTACACAGCACTCTGGATAACGGCCCAGGCGCCTCCTTGCGTGGCAGTAATAATGTCCGAAGGCATCCTATTTTGGAGGACAGCTTTCTCATTAGAGACCTAAGGACGGGCTTGCTGGATGCAGTTGGTTAGTAAGGGCACCTGTGTGTGCTGTAACATTCCCCCAGGCCAATGGAGGGAAACAAGACAGGGGCCAAATGACTGCAACAGTGGAAAACAGAACGTGCCCACCCAGCCTTGAGGAGAGGGAGGTGGCAGCTTTAGGCACTTGTCCTGGTTATACATGTTGGCTGGGGAGGTAACACTGTCAGTtgtgaggatgggggtgggggcaggggccgCTTGGCGGGATATGCCAGACCAGACCTTCACcttctcccctcttttttttttggccgcgtggcTTGCGGAACCTtaattcctcaaccagggatggaacccatgccttcagcagtgaaagctcaaagtcctaaccactggaccaccagggaattcccaccttcTCCCCTCTTTTAATGGTGCATGTTCCATTCCAAGTGTAGCATGTTTCAACAACCAATCCCTCACTGGTTGGGAACTCCGATGCATGCCCCCAGACTCCTTTGGCAGGTTGCTTCGGGCATTGTTTAGAACCCATAGGTCATGAGGTTACTGCATTAACCGAGTCACCATATTTCAAGGGCAATCAGGTATCCTTGGCAATATGCCATCCCACCCAGGCTTTACAGTGGCTGCTTTTTCAATGCACCCAATCTGCTGTATCTACGAAGGGTCAGTTGCTAGGGCTTGTACCCTGGCTAGGGCATCAGCTTTCCGATTGCTAGGGGTTGTCAGTGCCTTAtgagccaggatgtggaagaCAGTGAGGACTGCCTCAGACTCTTGCAGATGAACTCAAATGTCTTTACACATGTCTTGTACAAgggctgatttctttttttaaaaaaatttattttatttattttttggctgcgcgtgggctttctctagttgtggcgagcgggggctattcttcgttgcggtgcgcgggcttctcattg
Protein-coding sequences here:
- the HSD17B1 gene encoding 17-beta-hydroxysteroid dehydrogenase type 1, which produces MDRTVVLITGCSSGIGLHLALRLASDPSQSFKVYATLRDLTAQDPLWEAARSRGCPPGSLEMLQLDVRDADSIAAARARVTEGRVDVLVCNAGRGLVGPLEAHEEDSVGSVLDANLTGTVRMLQAFLPDMKRRRSGRILVTGSMGGLMASSRLQGLPFNAVYCASKFAIEGLCESLAIPLQPFGVHLSLIECGPVHTAFPEKLEGGLGGALDRADAETRDLFSRYLSHSQQIFLEEGQDPEDVTKVFLQALRAPRPALRYFTTERFLPLIQLRFSDLSGCSYVAAAHREVFGDQAAEGSDGAGAEAGAGELGAPELGAPLAAPK